In Rattus norvegicus strain BN/NHsdMcwi chromosome 3, GRCr8, whole genome shotgun sequence, a genomic segment contains:
- the Ptrh1 gene encoding peptidyl-tRNA hydrolase isoform X3, protein MGAGVRMLKSGLFCPGMRRSWTLSRQVSEARFPGKRWLVAGLGNPGMPGTRHSVGMAVLGQIAQRLGVAENWARDSRCAADLALAPFGDAQLVLLRPRRLMNVNGRSVAKAAELFGLSAEEIYLVHDELDKPLGKLALKLGGSARLG, encoded by the exons ATGGGAGCTGGGGTCCGCATGTTGAAGTCCGGCCTTTTTTGCCCTGGGATGCGGCGGAGTTGGACCTTGAGCCGGCAGGTTTCTGAGGCTCGGTTCCCCGGGAAGCGGTGGCTG GTGGCTGGCCTGGGGAACCCCGGAATGCCTGGCACTCGGCACAGCGTAGGCATGGCAGTGCTGGGGCAAATAGCACAGCGACTGGGAGTGGCAGAGAACTGGGCTCGTGACTCGCGCTGCGCTGCTGACCTCGCCCTGGCCCCATTCGGGGATGCTCAGCTGGTACTGCTCCGGCCAAGGCGCCTCATGAACGTCAACGGGCGCAGCGTAGCCAAAGCTG CGGAGCTGTTTGGGCTGAGTGCGGAGGAGATCTACCTGGTGCATGACGAACTGGACAAACCCTTGGGAAAGCTGGCTCTGAAGCTGGGGGGCAGCGCAAG GCTGGGCTGA
- the Ptrh1 gene encoding peptidyl-tRNA hydrolase isoform X2: protein MGAGVRMLKSGLFCPGMRRSWTLSRQVSEARFPGKRWLVAGLGNPGMPGTRHSVGMAVLGQIAQRLGVAENWARDSRCAADLALAPFGDAQLVLLRPRRLMNVNGRSVAKAAELFGLSAEEIYLVHDELDKPLGKLALKLGGSARLYT from the exons ATGGGAGCTGGGGTCCGCATGTTGAAGTCCGGCCTTTTTTGCCCTGGGATGCGGCGGAGTTGGACCTTGAGCCGGCAGGTTTCTGAGGCTCGGTTCCCCGGGAAGCGGTGGCTG GTGGCTGGCCTGGGGAACCCCGGAATGCCTGGCACTCGGCACAGCGTAGGCATGGCAGTGCTGGGGCAAATAGCACAGCGACTGGGAGTGGCAGAGAACTGGGCTCGTGACTCGCGCTGCGCTGCTGACCTCGCCCTGGCCCCATTCGGGGATGCTCAGCTGGTACTGCTCCGGCCAAGGCGCCTCATGAACGTCAACGGGCGCAGCGTAGCCAAAGCTG CGGAGCTGTTTGGGCTGAGTGCGGAGGAGATCTACCTGGTGCATGACGAACTGGACAAACCCTTGGGAAAGCTGGCTCTGAAGCTGGGGGGCAGCGCAAG GTTGTACACGTAG
- the Ptrh1 gene encoding peptidyl-tRNA hydrolase isoform X1: protein MGAGVRMLKSGLFCPGMRRSWTLSRQVSEARFPGKRWLVAGLGNPGMPGTRHSVGMAVLGQIAQRLGVAENWARDSRCAADLALAPFGDAQLVLLRPRRLMNVNGRSVAKAAELFGLSAEEIYLVHDELDKPLGKLALKLGGSARTGLHSHPLRFSGVPDLTLYNLTKPRSDPPQEVPLDNLPT, encoded by the exons ATGGGAGCTGGGGTCCGCATGTTGAAGTCCGGCCTTTTTTGCCCTGGGATGCGGCGGAGTTGGACCTTGAGCCGGCAGGTTTCTGAGGCTCGGTTCCCCGGGAAGCGGTGGCTG GTGGCTGGCCTGGGGAACCCCGGAATGCCTGGCACTCGGCACAGCGTAGGCATGGCAGTGCTGGGGCAAATAGCACAGCGACTGGGAGTGGCAGAGAACTGGGCTCGTGACTCGCGCTGCGCTGCTGACCTCGCCCTGGCCCCATTCGGGGATGCTCAGCTGGTACTGCTCCGGCCAAGGCGCCTCATGAACGTCAACGGGCGCAGCGTAGCCAAAGCTG CGGAGCTGTTTGGGCTGAGTGCGGAGGAGATCTACCTGGTGCATGACGAACTGGACAAACCCTTGGGAAAGCTGGCTCTGAAGCTGGGGGGCAGCGCAAG GACTGGCCTGCACAGCCATCCCCTGCGTTTCTCCGGAGTGCCTGACCTCACACTCTATAATCTCACCAAACCTCGTTCAGATCCTCCTCAAGAAGTCCCCCTTGACAACCTCCCCACATGA
- the Ptrh1 gene encoding probable peptidyl-tRNA hydrolase (The RefSeq protein has 1 substitution compared to this genomic sequence) gives MRRRWTLSRQVSEARFPGKRWLVAGLGNPGMPGTRHSVGMAVLGQIAQRLGVAENWARDSRCAADLALAPFGDAQLVLLRPRRLMNVNGRSVAKAAELFGLSAEEIYLVHDELDKPLGKLALKLGGSARGHNGVRSCISCLNSNAMPRLLVGIGRPTHPNMVETHVLGCFSPEEQELLSPLMDQATDLLLDHIRARSQGPLSGL, from the exons ATGCGGCGGAGTTGGACCTTGAGCCGGCAGGTTTCTGAGGCTCGGTTCCCCGGGAAGCGGTGGCTG GTGGCTGGCCTGGGGAACCCCGGAATGCCTGGCACTCGGCACAGCGTAGGCATGGCAGTGCTGGGGCAAATAGCACAGCGACTGGGAGTGGCAGAGAACTGGGCTCGTGACTCGCGCTGCGCTGCTGACCTCGCCCTGGCCCCATTCGGGGATGCTCAGCTGGTACTGCTCCGGCCAAGGCGCCTCATGAACGTCAACGGGCGCAGCGTAGCCAAAGCTG CGGAGCTGTTTGGGCTGAGTGCGGAGGAGATCTACCTGGTGCATGACGAACTGGACAAACCCTTGGGAAAGCTGGCTCTGAAGCTGGGGGGCAGCGCAAG gggcCATAATGGAGTCCGTTCCTGCATTAGCTGTCTGAACTCCAAT GCAATGCCAAGGCTGCTGGTGGGCATCGGGCGCCCCACACACCCTAATATGGTGGAGACCCATGTTCTGGGCTGCTTCTCCCCGGAGGAGCAGGAACTACTGTCCCCATTGATGGATCAGGCCACTGACCTGCTCCTGGACCACATCCGTGCTCGAAGCCAGGGACCACTGTCAGGCCTCTAA
- the Cfap157 gene encoding cilia- and flagella-associated protein 157 isoform X1 produces the protein MAPKKKSNKGGKEIQSKKKIGGRKDTSGSKTPELAMVEELKEFYHKQIQDLEDRLARYQRKWDELAVQEKLFRQEFEQLANNKKEIVAFLKRTLNQRVDEITDLNDQLQSLQVAKEMEKDAFEAQLAQVRHEFQETKDQLTTENIALGIKLSSLEEFRLQKEELTEKYMALEEQLRRQEGEYKDYVYNLEKKSVLDKDRLRKEIIQRVNLVATEFRKVATNQMWETTRRAILENNNVTLQLSKVSKQGVQLLQENEQLKGAQGKLCQQLELLENTQEIMAKKNIGNQKVILMLTEKCRQQRKGTEEAEQLRLQLFQLEQNIETLEKANQTLRSEKDQLDEQLKEQRAEANRLQEELTKEQKIRTNLKTVLTQATSLLRDIRQMRPETEDGDFDVVFQLQRKELLQQLLVLLSSAVVSKPQQDMGSHQDKQPAGLSKDSRLIAQTSKQGAASLLQQLSTITTYQPGDLGLVPRRLQVHIPPKPQDLRPLSCVTRMGICKLQNTTEIYPSGALKRFKKFTLPRPFLHTGRPSRCRKPDVAPVPP, from the exons ATGGCTCCAAAAAAGAAGTCAAACAAAGGAGGCAAGGAGATTCAGAGCAAGAAGAAGATAGGGGGCAGGAAGGACACCAGTGGGTCCAAGACTCCAGAGTTGGCCATGgtggaggagctgaaggaattCTACCACAAACAGATCCAAGACCTGGAGGACAGGCTGGCCCG gtATCAGCGGAAATGGGATGAACTGGCTGTGCAGGAGAAGCTGTTCCGTCAGGAGTTCGAGCAGCTGGCCAACAACAAGAAGGAGATCGTGGCCTTCCTCAAGCGCACACTGAACCAGAGGGTGGACGAGATCACGGACCTGAATGACCAGCTGCAGAGCCTACAAGTGGccaaggagatggagaaggatgcTTTCGAGGCCCAGTTGGCCCAGGTGCGCCACGAATTCCAGGAAACCAAGGACCAGCTCACCACAGAGAACATCGCCCTCG GAATCAAGCTGAGTTCCCTGGAGGAGTTCCGGCTGCAGAAAGAAGAGCTCACAGAGAAGTACATGGCGCTGGAGGAACAGCTTCGAAGGCAGGAGGGTGAATACAAGGACTACGTGTACAACCTGGAGAAGAAGTCTGTGCTGGACAAGGACAG GCTGAGGAAAGAGATCATCCAGCGCGTGAACCTGGTGGCCACCGAGTTCCGAAAGGTGGCCACCAACCAGATGTGGGAGACGACCAGGCGGGCCATCCTAGAGAACAACAACGTGACCCTGCAGCTGTCCAAGGTGTCAAAGCAAGGTGTGCAGCTGCTGCAGGAGAACGAGCAACTCAAGGGCGCTCAGGGCAAGCTGTGCCAACAGCTGGAGTTGCTGGAGAACACACAGGAGATCATGGCCAAAAAGAACATAGGGAATCAGAAG GTTATCCTCATGCTGACAGAGAAGTGCCGCCAGCAGAGAAAGGGCACAGAGGAGGCAGAGCAACTGCGCCTCCAGCTGTTCCAACTGGAGCAGAACATCGAGACTCTGGAGAAGGCCAACCAGACCCTGCG GAGCGAGAAAGACCAGCTGGACGAGCAGCTGAAGGAGCAGCGGGCAGAGGCAAATCGGCTACAAGAGGAGCTGACCAAGGAACAGAAAATTCGGACAAACCTTAAAACAGTGCTGACCCAGGCCACCTCCCTACTGCGGGACATT CGACAGATGCGACCAGAGACAGAAGATGGTGACTTCGACGTGGTGTTCCAACTGCAGCGCAAGGAGCTGCTGCAGCAACTGCTGGTTTTGCTCAGCTCAGCTGTGGTTTCGAAACCACAGCAGGACATGGGCTCCCACCAGGACAAGCAGCCCGCGGGCCTATCCAAAGACAG CCGACTCATCGCCCAGACATCCAAGCAAggggctgcctctctgcttcagCAGCTCTCAACCATCACAACTTACCAGCCAGGGGACCTCGGGCTGGTGCCTCGACGTCTTCAGGTCCACATCCCACCCAAACCCCAGGACCTCAGGCCTCTCTCTTGTGTCACCCGAATGGGGATCTGCAAGTTACAGAACACTACTGAG ATCTACCCATCTGGAGCTCTCAAAAGGTTCAAAAAGTTTACCCTTCCTAGACCTTTCCTACACACGGGGAGACCAAGTCGCTGCAGAAAGCCTGATGTGGCCCCTGTCCCTCCCTGA
- the Cfap157 gene encoding cilia- and flagella-associated protein 157: MAPKKKSNKGGKEIQSKKKIGGRKDTSGSKTPELAMVEELKEFYHKQIQDLEDRLARYQRKWDELAVQEKLFRQEFEQLANNKKEIVAFLKRTLNQRVDEITDLNDQLQSLQVAKEMEKDAFEAQLAQVRHEFQETKDQLTTENIALGIKLSSLEEFRLQKEELTEKYMALEEQLRRQEGEYKDYVYNLEKKSVLDKDRLRKEIIQRVNLVATEFRKVATNQMWETTRRAILENNNVTLQLSKVSKQGVQLLQENEQLKGAQGKLCQQLELLENTQEIMAKKNIGNQKVILMLTEKCRQQRKGTEEAEQLRLQLFQLEQNIETLEKANQTLRSEKDQLDEQLKEQRAEANRLQEELTKEQKIRTNLKTVLTQATSLLRDILQMRPETEDGDFDVVFQLQRKELLQQLLVLLSSAVVSKPQQDMGSHQDKQPAGLSKDSRLIAQTSKQGAASLLQQLSTITTYQPGDLGLVPRRLQVHIPPKPQDLRPLSCVTRMGICKLQNTTEIYPSGALKRFKKFTLPRPFLHTGRPSRCRKPDVAPVPP, encoded by the exons ATGGCTCCAAAAAAGAAGTCAAACAAAGGAGGCAAGGAGATTCAGAGCAAGAAGAAGATAGGGGGCAGGAAGGACACCAGTGGGTCCAAGACTCCAGAGTTGGCCATGgtggaggagctgaaggaattCTACCACAAACAGATCCAAGACCTGGAGGACAGGCTGGCCCG gtATCAGCGGAAATGGGATGAACTGGCTGTGCAGGAGAAGCTGTTCCGTCAGGAGTTCGAGCAGCTGGCCAACAACAAGAAGGAGATCGTGGCCTTCCTCAAGCGCACACTGAACCAGAGGGTGGACGAGATCACGGACCTGAATGACCAGCTGCAGAGCCTACAAGTGGccaaggagatggagaaggatgcTTTCGAGGCCCAGTTGGCCCAGGTGCGCCACGAATTCCAGGAAACCAAGGACCAGCTCACCACAGAGAACATCGCCCTCG GAATCAAGCTGAGTTCCCTGGAGGAGTTCCGGCTGCAGAAAGAAGAGCTCACAGAGAAGTACATGGCGCTGGAGGAACAGCTTCGAAGGCAGGAGGGTGAATACAAGGACTACGTGTACAACCTGGAGAAGAAGTCTGTGCTGGACAAGGACAG GCTGAGGAAAGAGATCATCCAGCGCGTGAACCTGGTGGCCACCGAGTTCCGAAAGGTGGCCACCAACCAGATGTGGGAGACGACCAGGCGGGCCATCCTAGAGAACAACAACGTGACCCTGCAGCTGTCCAAGGTGTCAAAGCAAGGTGTGCAGCTGCTGCAGGAGAACGAGCAACTCAAGGGCGCTCAGGGCAAGCTGTGCCAACAGCTGGAGTTGCTGGAGAACACACAGGAGATCATGGCCAAAAAGAACATAGGGAATCAGAAG GTTATCCTCATGCTGACAGAGAAGTGCCGCCAGCAGAGAAAGGGCACAGAGGAGGCAGAGCAACTGCGCCTCCAGCTGTTCCAACTGGAGCAGAACATCGAGACTCTGGAGAAGGCCAACCAGACCCTGCG GAGCGAGAAAGACCAGCTGGACGAGCAGCTGAAGGAGCAGCGGGCAGAGGCAAATCGGCTACAAGAGGAGCTGACCAAGGAACAGAAAATTCGGACAAACCTTAAAACAGTGCTGACCCAGGCCACCTCCCTACTGCGGGACATTCTACAG ATGCGACCAGAGACAGAAGATGGTGACTTCGACGTGGTGTTCCAACTGCAGCGCAAGGAGCTGCTGCAGCAACTGCTGGTTTTGCTCAGCTCAGCTGTGGTTTCGAAACCACAGCAGGACATGGGCTCCCACCAGGACAAGCAGCCCGCGGGCCTATCCAAAGACAG CCGACTCATCGCCCAGACATCCAAGCAAggggctgcctctctgcttcagCAGCTCTCAACCATCACAACTTACCAGCCAGGGGACCTCGGGCTGGTGCCTCGACGTCTTCAGGTCCACATCCCACCCAAACCCCAGGACCTCAGGCCTCTCTCTTGTGTCACCCGAATGGGGATCTGCAAGTTACAGAACACTACTGAG ATCTACCCATCTGGAGCTCTCAAAAGGTTCAAAAAGTTTACCCTTCCTAGACCTTTCCTACACACGGGGAGACCAAGTCGCTGCAGAAAGCCTGATGTGGCCCCTGTCCCTCCCTGA
- the Cfap157 gene encoding cilia- and flagella-associated protein 157 isoform X2, with amino-acid sequence MAPKKKSNKGGKEIQSKKKIGGRKDTSGSKTPELAMVEELKEFYHKQIQDLEDRLARYQRKWDELAVQEKLFRQEFEQLANNKKEIVAFLKRTLNQRVDEITDLNDQLQSLQVAKEMEKDAFEAQLAQVRHEFQETKDQLTTENIALGIKLSSLEEFRLQKEELTEKYMALEEQLRRQEGEYKDYVYNLEKKSVLDKDRLRKEIIQRVNLVATEFRKVATNQMWETTRRAILENNNVTLQLSKVSKQGVQLLQENEQLKGAQGKLCQQLELLENTQEIMAKKNIGNQKVILMLTEKCRQQRKGTEEAEQLRLQLFQLEQNIETLEKANQTLRSEKDQLDEQLKEQRAEANRLQEELTKEQKIRTNLKTVLTQATSLLRDIRQMRPETEDGDFDVVFQLQRKELLQQLLVLLSSAVVSKPQQDMGSHQDKQPAGLSKDSLLLWRWRG; translated from the exons ATGGCTCCAAAAAAGAAGTCAAACAAAGGAGGCAAGGAGATTCAGAGCAAGAAGAAGATAGGGGGCAGGAAGGACACCAGTGGGTCCAAGACTCCAGAGTTGGCCATGgtggaggagctgaaggaattCTACCACAAACAGATCCAAGACCTGGAGGACAGGCTGGCCCG gtATCAGCGGAAATGGGATGAACTGGCTGTGCAGGAGAAGCTGTTCCGTCAGGAGTTCGAGCAGCTGGCCAACAACAAGAAGGAGATCGTGGCCTTCCTCAAGCGCACACTGAACCAGAGGGTGGACGAGATCACGGACCTGAATGACCAGCTGCAGAGCCTACAAGTGGccaaggagatggagaaggatgcTTTCGAGGCCCAGTTGGCCCAGGTGCGCCACGAATTCCAGGAAACCAAGGACCAGCTCACCACAGAGAACATCGCCCTCG GAATCAAGCTGAGTTCCCTGGAGGAGTTCCGGCTGCAGAAAGAAGAGCTCACAGAGAAGTACATGGCGCTGGAGGAACAGCTTCGAAGGCAGGAGGGTGAATACAAGGACTACGTGTACAACCTGGAGAAGAAGTCTGTGCTGGACAAGGACAG GCTGAGGAAAGAGATCATCCAGCGCGTGAACCTGGTGGCCACCGAGTTCCGAAAGGTGGCCACCAACCAGATGTGGGAGACGACCAGGCGGGCCATCCTAGAGAACAACAACGTGACCCTGCAGCTGTCCAAGGTGTCAAAGCAAGGTGTGCAGCTGCTGCAGGAGAACGAGCAACTCAAGGGCGCTCAGGGCAAGCTGTGCCAACAGCTGGAGTTGCTGGAGAACACACAGGAGATCATGGCCAAAAAGAACATAGGGAATCAGAAG GTTATCCTCATGCTGACAGAGAAGTGCCGCCAGCAGAGAAAGGGCACAGAGGAGGCAGAGCAACTGCGCCTCCAGCTGTTCCAACTGGAGCAGAACATCGAGACTCTGGAGAAGGCCAACCAGACCCTGCG GAGCGAGAAAGACCAGCTGGACGAGCAGCTGAAGGAGCAGCGGGCAGAGGCAAATCGGCTACAAGAGGAGCTGACCAAGGAACAGAAAATTCGGACAAACCTTAAAACAGTGCTGACCCAGGCCACCTCCCTACTGCGGGACATT CGACAGATGCGACCAGAGACAGAAGATGGTGACTTCGACGTGGTGTTCCAACTGCAGCGCAAGGAGCTGCTGCAGCAACTGCTGGTTTTGCTCAGCTCAGCTGTGGTTTCGAAACCACAGCAGGACATGGGCTCCCACCAGGACAAGCAGCCCGCGGGCCTATCCAAAGACAG CCTCCTCTTGTGGAGATGGAGGGGATGA